In a single window of the Oryctolagus cuniculus chromosome 2, mOryCun1.1, whole genome shotgun sequence genome:
- the MBOAT4 gene encoding ghrelin O-acyltransferase produces MDWLQLFFLHPVSLYQGAAFPVALLFNYLCIWDSFSARARYLFLLAGGGTLAVAAMGLYAMLVFTPAVCAVVLVSSLSPPEVHRWTFLFQMGWQTLCHLGLQYTEHYLQEPPSTRFCIALSSLMLLTQRVTSLSLDICEGKVEAASGGVGSRRSLAEHLGKALPYLSYLLFFPALLGGPLCSFQRFQARVQRSSSLGPRHCFWVLSWRGLQILGLESLKVAMRGLVSTGAGLSHCRQLECVYVMWSTAGLFKLTYYSQWILDESLLHAAGFGTGFGQSPGEDGYVPDADIWTLETTHRIALFTRKWNHSTAQWLRRLIFQRRRVWPLFQTFAFSAWWHGLHPGQVFGFLCWAVMVEADYLIHTFANVFIRSWPLRLLYRTITWVHTQLIIAYIMVAVEVRSLSSLWMLGNSYSSVFPAVRLISSSSLLHA; encoded by the exons ATGGACTGGCTGCAGCTGTTCTTCCTCCACCCTGTTTCACTTTACCAAGGAGCTGCTTTTCCTGTTGCACTACTGTTTAATTATCTCTGCATCTGGGACTCCTTTTCTGCTCGTGCCAG GTATCTCTTTCTGCTGGCCGGAGGAGGCaccctggccgtggcagccatggGGCTCTACGCCATGCTGGTCTTCACGCCCGCAGTCTGCGCCGTGGTTCTGGTCTCCTCACTCAGCCCACCGGAAGTTCACAGATGGACTTTCCTCTTCCAGATGGGCTGGCAgaccctgtgccacctggggcTGCAGTACACCGAGCATTACCTGCAGGAGCCCCCTTCCACGAG GTTCTGCATCGCTCTTTCGTCCCTCATGCTCTTGACCCAGAGGGTCACGTCCCTCTCACTGGACATTTGTGAGGGGAAAGTGGAGGCGGCCTCAGGAGGTGTCGGCAGCAGGCGCTCTCTGGCTGAGCATCTGGGGAAAGCACTGCCCTATCTCAGCTACTTGCTGTTTTTCCCTGCTCTCCTCGGAGGCCCTCTGTGTTCCTTCCAGAGATTCCAGGCTCGTGTTCAAAGGTCCAGCTCTTTGGGTCCCAGGCACTGTTTCTGGGTCCTGTCCTGGAGGGGGCTGCAGATCCTCGGACTGGAGAGCCTAAAGGTGGCCATGAGGGGGCTGGTGAGTACGGGGGCAGGACTGAGCCACTGCCGGCAACTCGAGTGCGTCTACGTCATGTGGTCCACAGCCGGGCTCTTCAAACTCACTTACTACTCCCAGTGGATCCTGGATGAGTCCCTCCTCCATGCTGCAGGCTTTGGGACTGGGTTTGGCCAGAGCCCTGGTGAGGATGGATATGTCCCGGATGCGGACATCTGGACGCTCGAAACAACCCACAGGATAGCCCTGTTCACAAGGAAATGGAACCACAGCACAGCTCAGTGGCTCCGGCGGCTCATCTTCCAGCGCCGCAGGGTCTGGCCACTGTTCCAGACCTTTGCCTTCTCTGCCTGGTGGCACGGACTCCATCCCGGACAGGTGTTCGGTTTCCTTTGCTGGGCTGTGATGGTGGAAGCGGACTACCTGATTCACACCTTTGCCAATGTGTTTATCAGGTCCTGGCCCCTGAGGCTCCTCTATAGAACCATCACCTGGGTCCACACTCAGCTCATCATAGCCTACATAATGGTGGCCGTGGAGGTCAGGAGCCTCTCCTCACTCTGGATGCTGGGTAATTCATACAGCAGTGTCTTTCCTGCAGT GAGACTAATATCCTCATCCTCACTGCTGCACGCCTAA